The sequence tcctcctcctcctcaccCTCTTATCCTCACTGCATTTCACTCATGCACGAGACAGCCAACTCTTCAACAAACTCCCCACAGCTACCAACAACAATGTTCTTGATCCACACGAAGAACATCCCCTGAGCAATCAGCAACAACAAGAACCCGATTTCCTCCCCGAAAACGAGAATGGCTACGGCCAAGAATCCACCAAACTCCCTCCTTCCTCCGCCGCCACCACCGTTCCCGGTGACGTGGAATCTAAACAACCCCTCAACAAGTACCGCCCCAAGAACTACAATCCCGTAGCCTATGTCACCGAACCAGAAGATACAGGCGACTCCCCTTCGTCTACGAATTACGAAAACAGCAATAACTACCCCAACACACagcaagaagaagaagaagaagcagaATACAGAAGCTACCCCACCACCAAAACAGTAAACAACAGAAACAACTACAATAGTAATTACTACGGCGGTGGCAGCAGTTTTAACAGCGACAACAAGTACTTCAACAATGGCGGCGAAACTAACAGGTATCAGCCGCAAGGCATGAGTGATACGAGATCCCTGGAAAGTGGGAAATATTATTATGATGTTAATTCTGAGAAATACAGCAGCAACCATCCGTATACGAGATTGAACGGTGGTGTTCGAGCAAGGAATCAACAGTACAGTGACAGTGAAAACACGTTTGAGTTTAACGGTGAAGATTCCATTAATGGAGGATACCATAACCAAGATGATTTCCAAGACGAAGAAGACAACGGCCTGCCATGAAATTCGAACGACCAACGTGACTAAAGTCTGGAGATCTCATTTAAAATTGCATGTCCACGTTATCAATTATGGTTTtcaggattttttttttataaaaaaaaataccatATATAAATGTTTAATCGGTAAGAAAACAAAATTACAGTTTTATTTATGCACTGTCTTTTTGTGTTCAACTTAATATTCTTTTTAAGTTTTTATCCTTTGTAATTTCCTAATTAATGTGTGAAGACATATATATAAGTTGAACTTTGTGTTAATTTTATGTAAGTTAATCTCCTGTAGAATAACTGGATTAAAATTAAGTATCCATAATTATTATGAATATTAATTGTTAATGTTGCAATTAAATTATGTTGACTAGCTAGCTAGAATGTTTTAAGTATGCATTATTATGATCCGTGAACACTGCTTTTGTAAAGCCTCCCTAGCTGGCCTACCAAAAAGGGAGAAGATTCACATGTATTGTACGTTAATTAAAGGTAATATAAAATGTAAACATAGATAAAGGGTTTTTACAGTTTTTTGTCCGATCCTTTGTATATTAGCTAAATTATCTTGTAGCCCAATGGGACCAATTATCCAAGTCTggtatcaatcataataacCTGCCTCTATCAAATCATAattataatagtaataataatatgtCATAAACCCATGTGAAGTTTTATAAATGGAGTACTTCCTATTATTTTTGATCCCATTAAAATATGGAAAGGAAAGTAATAATAAAATTGACCcgtaaataaatgaaaattaagTAAAAGCGTCATCAGGACATTTTTCCCCCGCAGATGACGGGAATGGAATGTGGACATGCAGGCCAATTAACTTTTATTTTCTACACACATTTTGTTATATTAAGCTTCAAGTTTCCATGTCTTTTTTTTACTTTCAAACTACACCCCTAGCTTCTTGCCCTTTTTCTTCGTCTTTCAGCatttctttaattattaattagtgCGAGCTTAGtcataaataataatcatatcAATATCCGTGGTCCAATATCAATATGATCCCTGTTCTATCATCGTTATTggaattatataaaaattaagggCATTTTAAAGTGTATTTTGTGTAAAGTTAATTTATGTCTCTCTTACTTCTGATCTTCATTGGAGCCTTCCTGAAGTCGATCGATCTGAAAAATATGATGTTCGTCCGATAGTAATCAATCAAGTACTCTGAAATTAGTTCTAAAACTAATGTACTAGTCATTAGCTATGATGGTGCGTATTTTAGAATTAATTTTGAGgatcaaaataaatttacatttttaaagcataatgtatatatattaagcATGAATTTTTCCCTGTTTAAAGCGGTCACACCACATTTCACATGTGGCCATTATAATTTAGAATGACACACAATTTACAAgtctttttttaaaagggtCCTTGTCctgatttatatttaatgagcaaaaaaccaggattaattaatgtaaacagcgaaaacgagttaaaaatttgcgttttggGTCTACagaaaattcggcatgacctattcgtaaataggacatcccaaaaacctgtactgcacaaccagcaatatatactcgaaaatagagtcacaacaCCAAATTACAAACCTATAgtcgcactggccaggactaggGATGTAAATAAGACGAACAGTTCGCGAACTGTTCGGGTCTCGGTTCGTTAAAAGCTCGTTCGAGCTCGTTTAATGAGGTTCGTTAAGGCAAACGAACCAAGCTcgagctttacaatattcggctcgttagctcgtgagCATGCTCGTTAACAGGCTCGTTAACAAGCTCGTAAGTCATCTCTTAGACGAAAAAATaagtattgatatttaatttataaatttacactttacttatgaaaaatattgaaaaatctataaaaattaatttattagaataaaattacaaattttaataataatattatatattttttaaatatataatttagtttttaattaatttaatgaatatttaaatttatagtttaaatatattaagctcgtttaggctcgataaaatctcgaataagctcgtgagccatgaatatattcgttaaataagctcgggctcggctcgtttataaatgaaccgagcttgaacattcaaaagctcggctcggctcggctcggctcggctcggctcgtttacatccctagccaggactaaacacatgcagagccggcaatGCTCGATCACACCaacaaatccaaaacaaagtAAAACCTATCAATACAGATACACAAGGCATGTCCCCgaaaaatataaaactcgctaatatgatatatacatatatctgggaacgCGACTCCACACTCGACTCACTGGGTGCCACTAGATGAGGCTCCACCAGATACGTCAAATctccctggataacctgctatggaatcacaaacaaccacagcataaaaGAAAACAgaggtcggaccccagtacgatgAACTAggaaaattacgacaaatataactgacatgaacaaaatcaagtacaatgcaatgaaatgcaatgcaaTACGTGTACTACAACAAATTTGGGTATCAACAAcataaaaaagacaacggtgtTTTAACAAAATTGTTGTCTTATGgtctttaacaacggtttttacgaAAACTGTTGTTGTTGGCCATATTTTAATAaacaaagacaacggttatatgtcaaagacaacggtttttaaaaaccgttgtctatgagcgtgttttttatgatctacgacaacggtttttaaaaaaaccgttgtATATGAGCGTGTTTTTGGAGGGTCTATGACAACAGTTATAAAATCCGTTgtagttttttgggtcaaaCCATTgtctttgattttttattttttaaaaaaaaattatatattatttttcttgtctTGCACTTTCATTTCCATCTTCGTCAAGTTCGATTCCTTTCTCGTCTCACAACCCTAACCGCACACTCTTGCCATCGAGTCACCTTCCTTTTCTCCTGAATCATAAAAATTGTTTTGTGGTTTGTTTCCCATAACATAATCTTTGTTTTCATACTAAGATCGACTGATTTGAGCTCTTCGTGCGATCGAAGTGTTTTCGCGATTTGTGTGCTTCTTCTCTGGTGAGTTTGAACGCATACTTTTGGTCGATTCTTGGTTTTCTATCGTGGATTCaggttttgaaaattttggttttgaaaATTTGGTTATAGAAGAGAAGGTTTCGGATGAAGATGCAGGAGAGAGGAATGCAAGCAAAAGATACGGTTGTAGAATCTTCGGGTTTTCTGTGGGCAACAGCAAAGATGACGAACTGGGTCCTCTCTCGCCAGAAAGTGAATTTTCAGTGACCCATTAGTTTTTTCCGGGCGGGTGAGTCTGAGACGTGGAGTACTGGCGCGCCGCCCAATTTCGAGGGATCACTGGATGGGAGTTAACTTCCAGCAATCGGAGTCAGCCGACACGATGGAGGTGGCACAGCCTCCCGTTGTCATCCATCTGTTCTCAAATGCAGTATGAAATCACTAGTGAGATACAATATAAGGTAGTTATTTATCCTCTTAATTAATTCAGGGATTGTGTAAAGCAagtttacttaggtaagtttAATTTCATAGCTATACACTCATTTATAAATACGAGTAAAACCATTCTGATTCTAAAAACTTTACAGGAGGTTTCGATACGGCTCACATGGCGGCTGGTATGATCCCTCTTCTGCTCTCTATCGCTAcaacatatttattttaaaaaaaatgaaatgaaatggtCCCGAGTTTTCTGTTCTATATAATATTTCACTGCATAAGATAGAACATCCATTAAGCTTCGAGGAGTGGAAGCAGACATAAActttaattaaatgattatgCAGACAACTTGAAACAGGTAACTCATTTGTGCGACACATTGATATTGATATTGAGAAGAGGAGGGGGAAAGTAAGATAATTTTATGTTGTACCTTGGTACTTTGCCTCGTATGATATAGAATATTTTGTTGCAATTTTTAGATGAAGAGTGTTATGAAATTATTGGATTTACTGATGCATATCTTTTAATGtttataaatttgatgaaactaGACATTTGAAAATGTTTAAAGATTGCTATTTTGATGCTCTTGTCGTGAcaagaaaattattttgtttagttAATAATTTGCTACTTGAAGTGGCCGAGAGTCACAAATCTATATGACATGATTTATAATTCGAAAATATGATCTGATTTTTAAGTTGAG comes from Henckelia pumila isolate YLH828 chromosome 4, ASM3356847v2, whole genome shotgun sequence and encodes:
- the LOC140866854 gene encoding uncharacterized protein, with protein sequence MASFSAKHLLPFLLLLLLTLLSSLHFTHARDSQLFNKLPTATNNNVLDPHEEHPLSNQQQQEPDFLPENENGYGQESTKLPPSSAATTVPGDVESKQPLNKYRPKNYNPVAYVTEPEDTGDSPSSTNYENSNNYPNTQQEEEEEAEYRSYPTTKTVNNRNNYNSNYYGGGSSFNSDNKYFNNGGETNRYQPQGMSDTRSLESGKYYYDVNSEKYSSNHPYTRLNGGVRARNQQYSDSENTFEFNGEDSINGGYHNQDDFQDEEDNGLP